The sequence CGTCAGCCCATCATCACCGGGGGGTCCGGAGGGGCCGGCCGGCCCCCTCGCCTTGGCGCCATCGGGAAACTGGCCCCGCCGGGCCGGCGAAGATTCGATCAGCAAGGCGGCCGCGACGCCGCCGATCATTGCCACCGCCGCCAGCACCAGATAGGCGCTGCGCCAATCCGACCAATGAATCAGCGCCGTCACCAGCGGCGGCACCACCGCCGTGCCCAAGCCGATGCCCGAAACCGCCAGGCCCGAGGCCAAGCCGCGGCGCTTGACGAACCAGCGCTGCACCGCCCCCATGGCCGGGGCGTAGGCAAAGCCGATACCAACGCCGATACCCAAGCCATAGCCCAGGTAGATCTCGGTCAGGCTTTCGGCACGGCTCACCCAAAAGAGCCCCACGCCGAGCAGGAACATGCCGGCGGCGATCACCCAGCGCGCGTTGATGCGGTCGGCGATGGCTCCGCTGACGGCACCCAGGCCGAAGTAGAGGGAGGCGCCGATCGAGAAGATCAGCGATACCGAAGCCCGGCTGGCCGAAAACTCGCCCTGCAATTGGTCGAAAAAAGCCGTGAAGGAATAGGCCGCGCCGAAGGCAATGAAGAGGGTGGTGAACGAGCCACCAACCACGAACCAACCATAGAACATGCTGTTACTTTACCCGCTGGGGCCGGAAATCCAGAACCCCGGCCTCGATCAGGCCCATCACCAGGGCGGTGACCAGGGCCGCCAGCAAACTGGTCGCCGCCACCTTCTTCCACATGTGCGGCCGCACCGGCGCCCCGGGCTCATGGCCCGTCTCGGGCTCTTCCGGCTGGTGCACGCCGATGGGCAGCAGGACGAATAGGCAAAGCCACCAGACCACGGCGTAGACCGCCAAGAGCGTGGTCCAGCTCATCTTCAGGCGGCTTCGATTTCGACCAGGGTGCCGCAGAAATCCTTGGGAT is a genomic window of Alphaproteobacteria bacterium containing:
- a CDS encoding MFS transporter, which codes for MFYGWFVVGGSFTTLFIAFGAAYSFTAFFDQLQGEFSASRASVSLIFSIGASLYFGLGAVSGAIADRINARWVIAAGMFLLGVGLFWVSRAESLTEIYLGYGLGIGVGIGFAYAPAMGAVQRWFVKRRGLASGLAVSGIGLGTAVVPPLVTALIHWSDWRSAYLVLAAVAMIGGVAAALLIESSPARRGQFPDGAKARGPAGPSGPPGDDGLTLAQALRSKPFWVLYVAGLLASIGISMPFVHMMPFVQDLGLGKATGAAMLGLIGLASTIGRFLVGAVADRIGRRRALIGINLGLALAAAWWAFSTTTWQLSLFAVVFGICYGGFVALSPAVTADYFSVRSISAVIGAGFTAASIAMFAGPILAGYAFDVMQSYWLPLSLSAGLALVAALAILLIEEPEAWRRMRAAQEEAKP
- a CDS encoding DUF1467 family protein, producing the protein MSWTTLLAVYAVVWWLCLFVLLPIGVHQPEEPETGHEPGAPVRPHMWKKVAATSLLAALVTALVMGLIEAGVLDFRPQRVK